A section of the Mycolicibacterium anyangense genome encodes:
- a CDS encoding aspartate kinase — protein MALVVQKYGGSSVADAERIRRVAERIVETKKQGNDVVVVVSAMGDTTDELLDLARQVCPAPPPRELDMLLTAGERISNALVAMAIESLGAHARSFTGSQAGVITTGTHGNAKIIDVTPGRLRAELDEGQIVLVAGFQGVSQDSKDVTTLGRGGSDTTAVALAAALHADVCEIYTDVDGIFTADPRIVPNARRLDTVSFEEMLEMAACGAKVLMLRCVEYARRYNVPIHVRSSYSDKPGTIVTGSIEDIPMEDAILTGVAHDRSEAKVTVVGLPDVPGYAAKVFRAVADADINIDMVLQNISKVEDGKTDITFTCSRDMGPAAVEKLASLQGEIGFTKVLYDDHIGKVSLVGAGMRSHPGVTATFCEALAEVGVNIELISTSEIRISVLVKDSELDKAVAALHEAFGLGSEEEAVVYGGTGR, from the coding sequence GTGGCGCTCGTCGTGCAGAAGTACGGCGGATCCTCGGTGGCAGACGCCGAGCGGATTCGTCGGGTGGCCGAGCGCATCGTCGAGACGAAGAAGCAGGGTAACGACGTCGTCGTGGTGGTTTCGGCCATGGGCGACACCACCGACGAACTGCTGGACCTGGCCCGCCAGGTCTGCCCGGCACCGCCGCCGCGCGAACTCGACATGCTGCTGACGGCCGGAGAGCGGATCTCCAACGCCCTGGTGGCGATGGCCATCGAGTCGCTCGGCGCTCATGCCCGCTCGTTCACCGGATCGCAGGCCGGCGTGATCACCACCGGCACCCACGGCAACGCCAAGATCATCGACGTCACCCCGGGCCGGCTGCGGGCCGAGCTCGACGAGGGGCAGATCGTCCTCGTCGCCGGCTTCCAGGGGGTCAGCCAGGACAGCAAGGACGTCACCACCCTGGGCCGCGGCGGGTCGGACACCACTGCGGTGGCGCTGGCCGCCGCGCTGCACGCCGACGTGTGCGAGATCTACACCGACGTCGACGGCATCTTCACCGCCGACCCCCGCATCGTGCCCAATGCCCGCCGGCTCGACACCGTCAGCTTCGAAGAAATGCTGGAGATGGCGGCGTGCGGCGCGAAGGTACTCATGCTGCGGTGCGTGGAATACGCCCGCCGCTACAACGTTCCGATTCACGTCCGGTCGTCGTACTCCGACAAGCCCGGCACGATCGTCACCGGATCTATTGAGGACATCCCCATGGAAGACGCCATCCTGACCGGAGTTGCCCACGACCGCAGCGAGGCCAAGGTCACTGTTGTCGGTCTGCCCGACGTACCCGGCTACGCCGCCAAGGTGTTCCGGGCTGTCGCCGACGCCGACATCAACATCGATATGGTGCTGCAGAACATCTCCAAGGTCGAGGACGGCAAGACCGACATCACCTTCACCTGCTCGCGGGACATGGGGCCCGCCGCGGTGGAGAAGCTCGCCTCGCTGCAGGGCGAGATCGGCTTCACCAAGGTGCTCTACGACGACCACATCGGCAAGGTGTCGCTGGTCGGCGCCGGTATGCGCAGCCACCCGGGCGTCACCGCCACGTTCTGCGAGGCGCTGGCCGAGGTCGGGGTGAACATCGAGCTGATCTCCACCTCGGAGATCCGAATCTCGGTGCTGGTCAAGGATTCCGAGCTGGACAAGGCCGTGGCCGCACTGCATGAGGCGTTCGGCCTGGGCAGCGAGGAAGAGGCCGTGGTATACGGCGGGACGGGGCGCTGA
- a CDS encoding GltB/FmdC/FwdC-like GXGXG domain-containing protein — MDEVNRRAGAQRPGDPTRYDLSSTPLREVNAALHAPGVSGEFLITNPAGAHNVAVGVDAPLRVTVDGHVGYYAAGMNKQAEIIVNGNAGTGVAENMMSGTVWVKGNASQSAGATAHGGLLVIEGNAAARCGISMKGVDIVVGGSVGHMSAFMAQAGRLVIRGDAGEALGDSIYEARLYVRGDVASLGADCVAKEMRDEHHQELSRLLKAAGFDDDDTAAYTRYGSARALYHFHVDNAAVY, encoded by the coding sequence ATGGACGAGGTGAACCGGCGGGCAGGAGCGCAGCGACCGGGGGATCCAACACGGTACGACCTGAGCAGCACACCCCTGCGGGAGGTCAACGCGGCCTTGCACGCACCTGGCGTTTCCGGTGAGTTCCTCATCACCAATCCCGCTGGCGCGCACAACGTCGCGGTCGGAGTCGACGCGCCGTTGCGGGTCACCGTCGACGGCCACGTCGGCTACTACGCCGCCGGGATGAACAAGCAGGCCGAGATCATCGTCAACGGCAATGCCGGTACCGGGGTCGCCGAGAACATGATGAGCGGCACCGTGTGGGTCAAGGGCAATGCCTCGCAGTCCGCCGGTGCCACCGCGCACGGCGGCCTGCTGGTCATCGAGGGCAATGCCGCCGCGCGGTGCGGAATATCGATGAAGGGTGTGGACATCGTCGTGGGCGGCAGCGTCGGGCACATGAGTGCATTCATGGCCCAGGCCGGCCGCCTGGTCATCCGCGGTGATGCCGGCGAAGCACTCGGTGACTCCATCTATGAAGCACGCCTTTATGTTCGGGGTGATGTCGCCTCTCTGGGCGCCGACTGCGTGGCCAAGGAGATGCGCGACGAGCACCATCAGGAGCTGAGCCGGCTGCTCAAGGCGGCCGGGTTCGACGACGACGACACGGCGGCCTACACCCGCTACGGCTCGGCCCGTGCGCTCTACCACTTCCATGTCGACAATGCGGCGGTGTACTGA
- a CDS encoding aspartate-semialdehyde dehydrogenase produces MVNIGVVGATGQVGQVMRTLLEERDFPVTSVRFFASSRSAGKKLPFRGQEIEVEDSETADPSGLDIALFSAGATMSRVQAPRFAAAGVVVIDNSSAWRKDPDVPLVVSEVNFARDAGNRPKGIIANPNCTTMAAMPVLKVLHDEAQLVRMIASTYQAVSGSGLAGVEELASQARAVIDGVEELVHDGSAMDYPAPVKYVAPIAFNVVPLAGALVDDGSGETDEDQKLRNESRKILGIPDLAVSGTCVRVPVFTGHSLSINAEFAQPISPARATELLADAPGVTLVDVPTPLAAAGVDDTLVGRIRQDPGVPDGRGLALFLSGDNLRKGAALNTIQIAELLAAQL; encoded by the coding sequence ATGGTGAACATCGGAGTCGTCGGCGCGACCGGACAGGTCGGCCAGGTCATGCGCACCCTGCTCGAGGAACGTGACTTCCCGGTCACCAGTGTGCGGTTCTTCGCGTCGTCACGCTCGGCGGGCAAGAAACTGCCGTTCCGCGGTCAGGAGATCGAGGTCGAGGATTCCGAGACCGCCGACCCCAGTGGCCTTGACATCGCGCTGTTTTCGGCCGGTGCCACGATGTCGCGGGTCCAGGCGCCGCGGTTCGCCGCCGCCGGTGTGGTCGTGATCGACAATTCCTCGGCCTGGCGCAAGGATCCCGACGTCCCGCTGGTGGTCTCGGAGGTCAACTTCGCACGGGACGCCGGCAATCGGCCGAAAGGCATCATCGCCAACCCGAACTGCACCACGATGGCCGCGATGCCGGTGCTCAAGGTGCTGCACGACGAGGCGCAGCTGGTGCGGATGATCGCCTCGACGTACCAGGCGGTGTCGGGCAGCGGACTGGCCGGGGTCGAGGAGCTGGCCTCCCAGGCGCGCGCGGTGATCGATGGTGTCGAGGAACTGGTGCACGACGGCTCTGCTATGGACTACCCGGCGCCGGTGAAATACGTTGCGCCCATTGCGTTCAACGTGGTGCCGCTGGCCGGTGCGCTGGTCGACGACGGCTCCGGTGAGACCGACGAGGATCAGAAGCTGCGCAACGAGAGCCGCAAGATCCTCGGCATCCCTGACCTGGCCGTCAGCGGCACCTGTGTGCGAGTCCCGGTGTTCACCGGTCACTCGCTGTCGATCAATGCCGAGTTCGCCCAACCGATTTCGCCGGCCCGCGCCACCGAATTGCTGGCCGATGCGCCGGGCGTGACGCTGGTGGACGTGCCCACCCCGCTGGCCGCCGCTGGAGTGGACGACACCCTGGTGGGCCGTATCCGCCAGGATCCCGGTGTGCCCGACGGTCGCGGGCTGGCGCTGTTCCTGTCCGGGGACAACCTGCGCAAGGGTGCGGCCCTGAACACCATCCAGATCGCCGAACTGCTGGCCGCCCAGCTTTGA
- a CDS encoding ammonium transporter — MDTGTTAFMLCCIIGLTMMIPGLALFYGGMVSVKSSTNMMMMTFGAVAVVGVLWVLFGFSMTFGTSYGGFVGNFTEFLGMKNLMDPQTTISGLPVSLFALFQALFAAITVALVSGAAADRMKFAAWMVFATVWAVLVYFPVAHWVFAFDGVVTKDSVGGWIANSLKAIDFAGGTAVHINAGAAALAVAIVLGKGASWGKLRKPHNVPLTLLGAGLLWAGWYAFNGGSALAAGNSAAIVMVTTFVATCAATLAWLAVEKIKDGHVTGVGAAAGAITGLVAITPACGSVTPVGAIILGLVAGAICPYAVGLKEKFGYDDSLDVVGVHLVGGVIGTLLIGFLASDTMPNKINGVFYGGGFDQLWRQAVAAGAVMIYSFAIAYGIAFAIKKTMGIRISPEEEEKGIDAHVHRDLAYELEYA; from the coding sequence ATGGATACAGGGACCACAGCATTCATGCTGTGTTGCATCATCGGGCTGACGATGATGATCCCGGGCCTCGCGCTGTTCTACGGCGGCATGGTCTCGGTCAAGAGCTCGACCAACATGATGATGATGACGTTCGGCGCTGTCGCCGTCGTCGGCGTGCTGTGGGTGCTGTTCGGCTTCTCGATGACGTTCGGCACGTCCTACGGCGGTTTCGTGGGTAACTTCACCGAGTTCCTCGGCATGAAGAACCTGATGGATCCGCAGACCACGATCTCCGGTCTACCGGTCAGCCTGTTCGCGTTGTTCCAGGCCCTGTTCGCCGCCATCACCGTGGCGCTGGTCTCGGGTGCGGCCGCCGACCGGATGAAGTTCGCGGCGTGGATGGTCTTCGCCACCGTCTGGGCGGTGCTGGTCTACTTCCCCGTCGCGCACTGGGTCTTCGCCTTCGACGGCGTCGTCACCAAGGACTCGGTTGGCGGCTGGATTGCCAACAGCCTCAAGGCCATTGACTTCGCCGGTGGCACCGCAGTGCACATCAACGCCGGAGCCGCCGCGCTGGCGGTGGCGATCGTGCTCGGCAAGGGCGCCAGCTGGGGCAAGCTGCGCAAGCCGCACAACGTGCCGCTGACCCTGCTCGGCGCCGGGCTGCTGTGGGCCGGCTGGTACGCCTTCAACGGCGGATCTGCTCTGGCAGCAGGCAATTCGGCTGCCATCGTCATGGTCACCACGTTCGTCGCCACCTGTGCGGCCACCCTGGCCTGGCTGGCCGTCGAGAAGATCAAGGACGGTCACGTCACCGGAGTCGGAGCCGCAGCGGGCGCCATCACCGGCCTGGTCGCGATCACCCCGGCGTGTGGTTCGGTGACGCCGGTCGGAGCGATCATCCTGGGTCTGGTCGCGGGCGCCATCTGCCCCTACGCGGTGGGCCTCAAGGAGAAGTTCGGCTACGACGACTCGCTCGACGTGGTCGGTGTCCACCTGGTCGGTGGCGTCATCGGCACCCTGCTGATCGGCTTCCTGGCCAGCGACACGATGCCCAACAAGATCAACGGCGTGTTCTACGGCGGCGGTTTCGACCAGCTGTGGCGCCAGGCCGTCGCCGCCGGCGCGGTGATGATCTACTCCTTCGCCATTGCCTACGGCATCGCCTTCGCGATCAAGAAGACGATGGGCATCCGCATCTCGCCGGAGGAAGAGGAAAAGGGCATCGACGCCCACGTGCACCGCGACCTGGCGTACGAGCTCGAGTACGCCTGA
- a CDS encoding nitroreductase family protein: protein MADQPSDRRADTRVPLHPPIAQRWSPRAFDPGATVSDEQLTALLEAARWAATWGNRQPVRFVVARRAGAKRPGEQLRRGDEAFEALSGLLRRGNSYAKAAGALILLCVDEGEDERTALYAAVDAGAAAANLAIEAVARGLIAHPMAGFDVDAAPAVLDLPAGVRPLIMIAVGTLGDYRTMAPEILERDSRPRERLPLPDVVLNWSGTGL from the coding sequence GTGGCCGACCAACCGTCCGACCGGCGTGCTGATACCCGGGTGCCGCTGCACCCGCCGATCGCCCAGCGATGGAGTCCGCGGGCCTTCGACCCCGGGGCGACGGTCTCCGACGAGCAGCTCACCGCCCTGTTGGAGGCGGCCCGCTGGGCCGCGACCTGGGGAAATCGCCAACCGGTGCGGTTCGTGGTCGCCCGGCGGGCTGGAGCGAAGCGACCCGGGGAACAACTCCGACGGGGTGACGAAGCGTTCGAGGCGCTTTCCGGCCTGCTCAGACGGGGCAACAGCTACGCGAAGGCGGCCGGCGCGCTGATCCTGCTGTGCGTCGACGAGGGCGAGGACGAGCGGACCGCGCTGTACGCGGCGGTCGACGCGGGCGCCGCGGCGGCCAACCTGGCCATCGAGGCGGTGGCCCGCGGGTTGATCGCCCACCCGATGGCCGGGTTCGACGTCGACGCCGCGCCCGCTGTCCTGGACCTGCCGGCCGGCGTCCGTCCGCTGATCATGATCGCCGTCGGCACCCTGGGCGACTACCGCACCATGGCACCGGAGATCCTGGAGCGCGACTCCCGTCCCCGCGAGCGCCTGCCGCTGCCGGACGTGGTGCTCAACTGGTCAGGAACAGGCCTTTGA
- a CDS encoding catalase, with the protein MTEKYATTDAGAPAPSLEHSLTVGPDGPILLQDHYLIEQMANFNRERIPERQPHAKGGGAFGMFEVTQDVSAFTRAEFLQPGAKTEMVARFSTVAGERGSPDTWRDPRGFALKFYTSEGNFDMVGNNTPVFFIRDPMKFQNFIRSQKRLQSSNLRDHHMQWDFWTLSPESAHQVTWLMGDRGIPRTWRHMNGYSSHTYSWLNAAGELFWVKYHFKSDQGIEFLTQEEGDEMAGTDGDAHQRDLFASIEGGDFPSWTLHVQIMPFEDAKTYRFNPFDLTKVWPHSDYPLREVGRMTLNRNVTDYHAEIEQAAFEPNNIVPGTGLSPDKMLLARGFSYSDAHRHRLGVNYKQIPVNTPKVEVHSYSKDGAMRIRNVTDPVYAPNSMGGPQADPARAAEVHWASDGDMVRTAYALREDDDDWGQAGTLVREVLDDEARERLAHNIIGHVSKGVREPVLSRVFEYWRKVDPDLGKAVEEGVRANLEG; encoded by the coding sequence ATGACCGAGAAGTATGCGACCACCGATGCCGGCGCCCCGGCGCCCAGCCTCGAGCATTCGCTCACCGTCGGCCCGGACGGACCGATCCTGCTGCAGGACCACTACCTCATCGAGCAGATGGCCAACTTCAACCGGGAACGCATCCCGGAGCGCCAGCCGCACGCCAAGGGCGGCGGCGCCTTCGGCATGTTCGAAGTGACGCAGGATGTCAGTGCGTTCACGAGGGCGGAGTTCCTGCAGCCTGGCGCCAAGACGGAGATGGTGGCTCGGTTCTCCACCGTCGCCGGTGAGCGGGGCAGCCCAGATACGTGGCGCGACCCGCGCGGGTTCGCGCTGAAGTTCTACACCTCCGAAGGCAACTTCGACATGGTCGGCAACAACACCCCGGTGTTCTTCATCCGGGATCCCATGAAATTCCAGAACTTCATCCGCTCGCAGAAACGCCTGCAGTCCAGCAACCTTCGCGACCACCACATGCAATGGGACTTCTGGACCTTGTCCCCGGAGTCTGCACATCAGGTCACCTGGCTGATGGGGGACCGCGGTATCCCCAGGACGTGGCGGCACATGAACGGCTACTCCAGCCACACCTACAGCTGGCTCAACGCCGCTGGTGAGCTGTTCTGGGTGAAGTACCACTTCAAGAGCGACCAGGGCATCGAGTTCCTCACCCAGGAGGAGGGCGACGAGATGGCCGGCACCGACGGCGACGCCCACCAGCGCGACCTGTTCGCCTCGATCGAGGGAGGCGACTTCCCGAGCTGGACGCTGCACGTTCAGATCATGCCGTTCGAGGATGCCAAGACCTACCGGTTCAACCCGTTCGACCTCACCAAGGTGTGGCCGCACAGCGACTACCCGCTGCGCGAGGTCGGCCGGATGACGTTGAACCGCAACGTCACCGACTACCACGCAGAGATCGAACAGGCCGCCTTCGAGCCGAACAACATCGTGCCGGGCACCGGACTGAGCCCGGACAAGATGCTGTTGGCCCGGGGATTCTCCTACAGCGACGCCCACCGGCACCGACTTGGCGTGAACTACAAGCAGATTCCGGTCAACACCCCCAAAGTCGAGGTGCATAGCTACTCCAAGGACGGTGCGATGCGCATCCGCAACGTCACCGACCCGGTCTACGCGCCCAACTCTATGGGTGGCCCACAAGCGGACCCGGCGCGCGCCGCCGAGGTGCACTGGGCCTCCGATGGCGACATGGTGCGCACCGCGTACGCCCTGCGCGAGGACGACGACGACTGGGGCCAGGCCGGCACCCTGGTGCGCGAGGTGCTCGACGACGAGGCTCGGGAACGTCTGGCGCACAACATCATCGGCCACGTCTCCAAGGGTGTGCGGGAGCCGGTGCTGTCCCGGGTGTTCGAGTACTGGCGCAAGGTCGATCCCGACCTCGGCAAGGCCGTGGAGGAAGGTGTGCGCGCGAACCTGGAGGGTTAG
- a CDS encoding class II glutamine amidotransferase domain-containing protein, translating to MCGIVGLHLRNPELYPRLGELLTGMLCEMSNRGSDSAGVAVYGDPTWSPPGRSTVSVLDVVAGTDEITRALGEALGVTVLAHHVDETLLVSADVAPQTLRAAVAAHFPAALIAGFGRDLAVLKGVGHPKALAEAWGLAEAQGWQGVGHTRMATESAVVPAGAHPYAVGPEQCLVHNGSFANHATIRRDLMAHGVVFDSENDTEVGARFVAEQLGAGRDVETALKELCATFDGFYTLLVSNHDSFAVVRDAIACKPAVIAETDDWVAMGSEYRALAGLPGVENAVIWEPEPEVVYAWTR from the coding sequence ATGTGTGGGATCGTGGGACTTCACCTGCGCAACCCGGAGCTCTACCCCCGGCTCGGCGAGCTGCTTACCGGCATGCTGTGCGAAATGTCCAATCGCGGAAGCGATTCAGCCGGTGTCGCGGTATACGGCGACCCGACCTGGTCACCGCCGGGACGCAGCACCGTCTCGGTGCTCGACGTGGTCGCCGGAACCGACGAGATCACCCGGGCTCTGGGTGAGGCACTGGGCGTGACGGTCTTGGCACACCATGTCGACGAAACGCTGCTGGTCTCGGCCGACGTCGCACCCCAGACGCTGCGGGCCGCGGTGGCCGCGCATTTCCCCGCCGCACTGATCGCCGGCTTCGGACGGGATCTGGCCGTCCTCAAGGGAGTTGGCCACCCCAAGGCGCTGGCCGAGGCCTGGGGTCTGGCCGAGGCGCAGGGCTGGCAGGGCGTCGGGCACACTCGGATGGCCACCGAGTCCGCCGTGGTGCCCGCCGGTGCGCACCCCTACGCCGTCGGCCCGGAGCAGTGCCTGGTGCACAACGGATCGTTCGCCAACCACGCCACCATCCGCCGCGACCTGATGGCGCACGGCGTGGTGTTCGACAGCGAGAACGACACCGAGGTGGGCGCCCGGTTCGTCGCCGAGCAGCTCGGTGCGGGCCGCGACGTGGAGACCGCACTCAAGGAACTGTGCGCCACCTTCGACGGCTTCTACACCCTGCTGGTGTCCAACCACGACTCGTTCGCCGTGGTGCGCGACGCGATCGCCTGCAAGCCGGCCGTGATCGCCGAGACGGACGACTGGGTGGCGATGGGCAGCGAGTACCGCGCCCTGGCCGGCCTGCCCGGCGTCGAGAACGCCGTCATCTGGGAGCCCGAGCCGGAGGTGGTCTACGCATGGACGAGGTGA
- the glnT gene encoding type III glutamate--ammonia ligase, which translates to MSPTTLAELAEASATKFILALFVDLRGKPCAKLVPVEAIGLLSTEGVGFAGYAVGAMGQEPKDPDMMAIPDPESFTPIPFIKEGLAIVHCDPHVEGRPWPFAPRVILKSLIQRAADAGFEPWVGAEVEYFLLTRGADGTLATADVADTASQPCYDARGVTRMYDHLTSISTAMNTLGWSNYANDHEDGNGQFEQNFEYSDALTTADRVITLRYLLSMIAAERGMVATFMPKPFADRTGSGLHLHLSLTSGGTPVFPAAGDEDSRGLGLSPTAYAFIGGILDHACALQAVVGPTVNSYKRTGALTTASGASWAPKLPTYGGNDRTHYIRVPDSQRIELRGGDGSANPYLAIAAALGAGIDGIKRSLDPGDLGAAIGRTPLPPTLLHAVDELQTDPVITGVLDAAGDGVADYFATIKRNEFFAYHSAVSAWEVDQYLTAF; encoded by the coding sequence ATGTCCCCCACCACCCTTGCCGAGCTGGCCGAGGCGTCGGCAACGAAGTTCATCCTTGCGCTATTCGTCGATCTGCGCGGAAAGCCCTGCGCCAAACTGGTTCCGGTCGAGGCCATCGGCCTGTTGTCCACCGAGGGCGTCGGGTTCGCCGGGTACGCCGTCGGAGCCATGGGCCAGGAGCCCAAGGATCCCGACATGATGGCCATCCCGGATCCGGAGTCGTTCACCCCGATCCCGTTCATCAAAGAGGGCCTGGCGATCGTGCACTGCGATCCGCACGTGGAGGGGCGGCCGTGGCCGTTCGCGCCGCGGGTGATCCTGAAGTCGCTGATCCAGCGCGCCGCCGACGCCGGGTTCGAGCCGTGGGTCGGCGCCGAGGTGGAGTACTTCCTGCTGACCCGCGGAGCCGACGGCACGCTGGCTACCGCCGATGTGGCCGACACCGCGTCCCAGCCCTGCTATGACGCCCGCGGCGTGACGCGGATGTATGACCACCTGACGTCGATCTCGACGGCGATGAACACGCTGGGCTGGTCCAACTACGCCAACGACCACGAGGACGGCAACGGCCAGTTCGAGCAGAACTTCGAGTACTCCGACGCACTCACCACCGCCGACCGGGTCATCACACTGCGCTACCTGCTGTCGATGATCGCGGCCGAACGCGGCATGGTGGCCACCTTCATGCCCAAGCCGTTCGCCGACCGAACCGGAAGCGGCCTGCACCTTCATCTTTCGCTCACCAGCGGGGGAACGCCGGTGTTCCCCGCGGCCGGGGACGAAGACAGTCGCGGGCTGGGACTCTCGCCCACCGCGTACGCCTTCATCGGCGGAATCCTCGACCATGCCTGTGCCCTGCAGGCAGTGGTGGGCCCAACGGTCAACTCCTACAAGCGAACCGGGGCGCTGACCACGGCCTCCGGGGCATCCTGGGCACCGAAACTGCCGACCTACGGCGGCAACGACCGCACCCACTACATCCGGGTGCCGGACTCCCAGCGCATCGAACTGCGGGGCGGTGACGGATCCGCCAACCCGTACCTGGCGATCGCCGCAGCGCTGGGCGCCGGGATCGACGGCATCAAACGCAGCCTGGACCCCGGCGACCTGGGCGCGGCCATCGGCCGAACCCCGCTGCCGCCGACACTGTTGCACGCCGTCGACGAACTGCAGACCGATCCGGTGATCACCGGCGTTCTCGATGCGGCGGGTGACGGTGTCGCGGACTACTTCGCGACCATCAAGCGCAACGAATTCTTCGCCTACCACAGCGCGGTGTCCGCGTGGGAGGTCGACCAGTACCTGACCGCCTTCTGA
- a CDS encoding DUF559 domain-containing protein has protein sequence MPFVGKDALLDGRLTRHALRTQHRAVFPGVYVHNSIELTLRCRTVAAWLWSGRTAAIAGCAAAAWHGTKWIDDDLDIELVSANTRPPPGIATYNDTLLPDEVMVRSGLLVTTPARTAFDLARRRGRDELARLDALARASGYTAEQVEQIARRHPGARGVRRLPQVLALVDPGAESPRETWLRVLLVEAGFPAPVTQIEVYDCGLFIARLDMGWEKVKVAVEYDGDQHRSDRAQYVRDVRRHELLQRLGWIVIRVVKEDAPAGVVRRVRVALQSRGLS, from the coding sequence ATGCCGTTTGTGGGCAAGGACGCCTTGCTGGACGGGAGACTCACTCGGCACGCCTTGAGAACACAGCACCGCGCGGTCTTTCCCGGCGTTTACGTCCACAACTCGATCGAGCTGACACTGCGCTGCAGAACCGTCGCGGCGTGGCTGTGGTCGGGTCGAACTGCTGCCATCGCAGGATGTGCGGCGGCGGCATGGCATGGCACCAAGTGGATCGACGACGATCTCGACATCGAACTCGTATCGGCCAATACGCGGCCGCCGCCAGGTATTGCCACCTATAACGACACACTGCTGCCCGACGAGGTGATGGTGAGATCGGGTCTCCTGGTGACCACACCCGCGCGCACCGCGTTCGACCTGGCGCGACGCCGCGGCCGAGATGAGTTGGCGAGACTAGATGCGCTGGCGCGCGCGTCGGGATACACCGCTGAGCAGGTCGAGCAGATTGCGCGCCGTCATCCAGGCGCGCGTGGAGTGCGCCGGTTGCCGCAGGTCTTGGCCCTCGTCGATCCGGGGGCAGAGTCGCCCCGTGAAACCTGGTTGCGAGTGTTGTTGGTAGAGGCGGGTTTCCCGGCTCCGGTTACCCAGATCGAGGTCTATGACTGTGGCCTTTTCATCGCCCGGCTGGACATGGGGTGGGAGAAAGTCAAGGTCGCAGTGGAGTACGACGGTGACCAGCACCGCAGTGATCGAGCGCAGTATGTCCGCGATGTGCGCCGTCATGAGTTGTTGCAGAGGTTGGGCTGGATCGTGATCCGGGTGGTCAAGGAGGATGCGCCCGCTGGCGTCGTCCGTCGGGTTCGCGTTGCGTTGCAGTCGCGGGGATTGTCCTAG
- a CDS encoding DUF4185 domain-containing protein, with amino-acid sequence MKLRVACAISSISVLVFAPAARADPPSPAPDPILAPLAPGQVALIGPTAGTGTPTSDYGIGATDLCEFMEFPTELLQICGDSFAGQGVGFGGWFSPVALHVAGDSVDDPAGVRYTGVTGVDKPLLADPTPAGASQLPAGVVSINRQNYLLVTTTKNLTPQSSRLVKAEAGQGNWQTVPGSVRAAGYAGERQTQISGYYDPIPTPDSPTGWVYVVANNFDRTGPVMLYRVAPQDFTDRSRWQGWSAAAGWNKPPTPLWPDRVGEMSIRQIDGKTVLSYFNASTGNMEVRVAYDPTGLGSAPVTTVVQAGQWPDPADALPAPDDNRLAQPYGGYISPGSTLDEVRVFVSQWNTAPRDRAPYRVLQFAVNPYKPWDS; translated from the coding sequence GTGAAACTGCGAGTGGCGTGCGCCATTTCGTCGATCTCGGTGCTGGTATTCGCGCCAGCCGCACGGGCTGACCCGCCGAGTCCGGCACCGGACCCGATCCTTGCGCCCCTGGCGCCGGGACAGGTGGCGCTCATCGGCCCGACGGCGGGCACCGGCACTCCCACCAGCGACTACGGTATCGGCGCCACCGATCTCTGCGAGTTCATGGAGTTCCCCACCGAGCTGCTGCAGATCTGCGGTGACAGCTTCGCCGGGCAGGGCGTGGGCTTCGGCGGCTGGTTCTCGCCGGTGGCCCTGCACGTCGCCGGAGACTCGGTGGACGATCCGGCCGGCGTCCGCTACACCGGCGTCACCGGTGTGGACAAGCCCCTGCTGGCCGACCCGACACCGGCCGGCGCATCGCAACTGCCCGCCGGTGTCGTCTCGATCAACCGGCAGAACTATCTGCTGGTGACCACTACCAAGAATCTGACGCCGCAGAGCTCCCGACTGGTCAAAGCCGAAGCTGGACAAGGTAATTGGCAGACCGTGCCGGGTTCGGTGCGCGCGGCCGGCTACGCCGGTGAGCGGCAGACCCAGATCAGCGGCTACTACGACCCGATCCCCACCCCGGATTCGCCGACCGGGTGGGTGTACGTCGTCGCCAACAACTTCGACCGCACCGGGCCGGTGATGCTCTACCGGGTTGCACCGCAGGACTTCACCGACCGCAGCCGCTGGCAGGGCTGGTCGGCTGCCGCCGGCTGGAACAAGCCCCCGACACCGCTGTGGCCCGATCGGGTGGGGGAGATGAGCATCCGCCAGATCGACGGCAAGACCGTGCTGTCCTACTTCAACGCCAGCACCGGCAACATGGAAGTACGGGTGGCCTACGACCCCACCGGGCTGGGCAGCGCGCCGGTGACGACCGTGGTGCAGGCCGGGCAATGGCCCGATCCCGCCGACGCACTACCCGCTCCCGACGACAATCGGTTGGCCCAGCCCTATGGCGGCTACATCTCGCCGGGTTCCACGCTCGACGAGGTCCGGGTTTTCGTCAGCCAATGGAACACCGCCCCGCGCGACCGCGCACCATACCGGGTGCTGCAGTTCGCGGTGAATCCCTACAAGCCCTGGGACAGCTGA